One region of Triticum aestivum cultivar Chinese Spring chromosome 6B, IWGSC CS RefSeq v2.1, whole genome shotgun sequence genomic DNA includes:
- the LOC123133024 gene encoding uncharacterized protein — MAPDSSIIFELRKYVMFMAILTATVTYVAGLNPPGGVWLRTEDDHLAGNQILVVTDHQRYNAFYYSNGTAFMASVVAILLLLLLERKMDKLRLLVVLRYVMVLDLFALLVAYTAGASRGTATTVFASMLASKVFVYVTGYAAPHLLGSIPDHDELSLEAKSRLVQRRKILILFCIFAATVTYTAGLNPPGGFWADAKEAGHRPGSPVMHSRRFMAFFICNTVTFIASLMAMLMLLTTIRSEFRQGAEFAHIRRWWYVLYGEILATLLGLLVAYALGSCRKTHSTIYVFCLVLPVLLYTLIQLLIQRYCWDKLVGLAKKIQRHLTCCWTGLSSGFNLCWNGLRSCWTDPIQQNARRQDNSGTGTAPAQMAHTMVLLLATLAVTITYQAGMNPPGGFWPDDGDGHKGGDPILLTTHLGRYRAFFYCNTVALVASIVVIFMVLNSHVRIAVHKHHALEAAMLLDLLSLTAAYAVGCGRDVDTSLRLIAVGGAILAYVVIHIVFFTLETTRSEEPAVMKKKRKLLLLFAILVVTITYQAGLTPPGSFWLKGDSAGYPVISSNYPGRYTAFFYCNAASFMSSVVIIILLVNPHMYELGIKCHALYLCAVSGLVGLISAYAAGSSRHMRTSIFVVALAGAVVVFIVLLLLALKFLFPTPAAAPDPEATQPASVAPEQETTAPATADPDATQPATVAPEQETTAPAPAAPGQETIRPAPAAEGQTDKYTRRKCLMLVSILVASVTYQAGLNPPGGVWPDSIDGHAAGGPVLHDSNKRRYHFFFYSNSVSFLAAIVVIFLLQLDELLGVGSEGLLRVAQSSILLALLGLLFAYASGSSREWDTFGHMVALTVVVLLYIAIHVLLSCRHDNSSHNPSADRSITRERVLPTDAYQEPSVGGMSVVSGD; from the exons ATGGCGCCTGACAGCAGCATCATATTTGAGCTGCGCAAGTACGTCATGTTCATGGCCATTCTGACCGCTACGGTGACCTACGTCGCTGGGCTCAACCCTCCGGGCGGCGTCTGGCTGCGCACCGAAgacgaccacctcgccggcaaccaGATCCTGGTCGTGACGGACCACCAGCGCTACAATGCCTTCTACTACAGCAACGGCACCGCGTTCATGGCTTCCGTGGtggccatcctcctcctcctcctcctggagaGGAAGATGGACAAGCTGCGCCTTCTCGTGGTGCTCAGGTACGTCATGGTGTTGGATCTCTTCGCACTCCTGGTGGCCTACACCGCCGGGGCCAGCCGGGGGACGGCCACCACCGTCTTCGCCTCCATGCTGGCCTCCAAAGTCTTCGTCTACGTCACTGGCTACGCTGCGCCACATCTGCTCGGGTCTATACCCGACCATGACGAGCTCAGTTTGGAGGCAAAATCCAGGCTCGTGCAGCGGCGCAAGATCCTGATACTCTTCTGCATCTTCGCGGCAACGGTCACCTACACGGCCGGGTTGAACCCCCCGGGTGGTTTCTGGGCCGACGCCAAAGAAGCAGGCCACCGGCCGGGCAGCCCAGTCATGCACTCGCGGCGCTTCATGGCCTTCTTCATCTGTAACACCGTCACGTTTATCGCGTCCCTCATGGCCATGCTGATGCTCCTAACCACCATTAGAAGCGAGTTCAGGCAGGGCGCCGAGTTCGCTCATATTCGGCGCTGGTGGTACGTCCTCTACGGGGAAATCCTGGCGACTCTGCTTGGCCTCTTGGTGGCCTACGCGCTTGGAAGCTGCAGGAAGACTCACTCCACCATCTATGTTTTCTGCCTGGTCCTCCCGGTTCTCCTCTACACTCTCATCCAATTACTCATCCAGAGATACTGTTGGGATAAACTTGTGGGCCTTGCCAAGAAAATACAAAG GCACTTAACATGCTGCTGGACCGGGCTAAGCTCGGGCTTCAACTTATGCTGGAACGGACTACGCTCATGCTGGACCGATCCTATCCAGCAAAACGCGCG GAGACAAGATAACTCTGGGACAGGGACGGCGCCGGCGCAGATGGCCCACACtatggtgctgcttcttgccactCTCGCCGTGACCATCACGTACCAAGCAGGGATGAACCCGCCAGGCGGCTTCTGGCCGGACGACGGCGACGGTCACAAGGGCGGCGACCCGATACTGTTAACGACGCATCTGGGACGCTACAGGGCCTTCTTCTACTGCAACACCGTCGCCCTCGTCGCCTCCATAGTCGTCATTTTCATGGTCCTCAACAGTCACGTGCGGATCGCCGTCCACAAGCACCACGCGCTGGAGGCCGCCATGTTACTCGACCTGCTCAGCCTCACGGCCGCCTATGCGGTTGGGTGCGGCCGGGACGTGGACACCTCCCTCCGCTTAATTGCCGTTGGCGGTGCCATCCTGGCTTATGTCGTGATCCACATCGTCTTCTTCACGCTCGAGACTACAAGGAGCGAGGAGCCGgctgtgatgaagaagaagcgcAAGCTGCTGCTGTTGTTCGCCATCTTGGTCGTCACCATCACCTACCAAGCTGGACTTACCCCGCCGGGGAGCTTCTGGCTCAAAGGTGACTCCGCGGGCTACCCGGTCATCTCCAGCAACTATCCGGGCCGTTACACGGCCTTCTTCTACTGCAACGCGGCGAGCTTCATGTCCTCGGTGGTCATCATCATCCTGCTGGTGAACCCGCATATGTACGAGCTGGGCATCAAGTGCCACGCACTCTACTTGTGCGCGGTATCGGGCTTGGTCGGCCTCATCAGCGCGTACGCCGCTGGGAGCTCTCGGCACATGCGGACCTCCATCTTTGTGGTCGCGCTGGCCGGCGCAGTGGTTGTTTTCATCGTCCTGCTGCTCTTAGCACTCAAGTTTCTCTTCCCCACGCCTGCCGCTGCTCCTGATCCTGAAGCAACACAGCCTGCCTCCGTTGCTCCTGAGCAAGAAACAACAGCGCCTGCCACCGCTGATCCTGATGCAACACAGCCTGCCACCGTTGCTCCTGAGCAAGAAACAACAGCGCCTGCCCCTGCTGCTCCTGGGCAAGAAACAATACGGCCTGCCCCCGCCGCTGAAGGACAAACGGATAAGTACACCAGGCGCAAGTGCCTCATGCTGGTGAGCATCCTGGTGGCGAGCGTCACCTACCAGGCCGGCCTCAACCCACCGGGCGGCGTGTGGCCGGACAGCATCGACGGGCACGCCGCCGGCGGCCCGGTGCTACACGACAGCAACAAGCGCCGGTACCATTTCTTCTTCTACAGCAACTCTGTCTCCTTCCTAGCAGCCATCGTTGTCATCTTCCTGCTACAACTGGACGAGCTACTGGGTGTGGGGTCCGAGGGGCTGCTCCGTGTGGCGCAGTCCTCCATCCTGCTGGccctgctcggcctcctcttcgccTACGCCTCCGGCAGCAGCCGGGAGTGGGACACGTTCGGGCATATGGTCGCGCTAACGGTCGTCGTGCTGCTCTACATCGCCATCCATGTGCTGCTATCATGCCGTCACGACAATAGCTCACATAACCCCAGTGCTGACAGGTCCATAACCCGTGAGAGGGTACTCCCCACTGACGCTTATCAGGAACCATCAGTAGGAGGCATGTCGGTGGTGAGTGGTGACTAA